One genomic region from Enterobacter hormaechei ATCC 49162 encodes:
- the phnM gene encoding alpha-D-ribose 1-methylphosphonate 5-triphosphate diphosphatase, which translates to MIINNVRLVLENEVVGGSIEIQDGVIRAFAETQSRSPEAMDGEGGWLLPGLIELHTDNLDKFFTPRPKVDWPAHSAMSSHDALMVASGITTVLDAVAIGDVRDGGDRLENLEKMINAVEETQKRGLNRAEHRLHLRCELPHHTTLPLFEKLVGREPVSLVSLMDHSPGQRQFANIEKYREYYQGKYALNDAEMARYEEEQLQLAARWSQPNRLSIAAMCRDRNIALASHDDATHDHVRESHQLGSVIAEFPTTFEAAEASRQHGMNVLMGAPNIVRGGSHSGNVAASKLASLGLLDILSSDYYPASLLDAAFRVADDEGNRFTLPQAIRLVTKNPASALNLHDRGEIAEGKRADLVLAHRKGEHVHIDHVWRQGKRVF; encoded by the coding sequence ATGATTATCAATAACGTCAGGCTGGTGCTGGAAAACGAGGTGGTTGGCGGCTCAATCGAGATCCAGGACGGCGTCATCCGCGCCTTTGCCGAAACCCAGAGCCGCTCACCGGAAGCGATGGACGGCGAAGGCGGCTGGCTGCTGCCGGGGCTGATTGAGTTGCATACCGATAATCTCGATAAATTCTTCACCCCGCGCCCGAAGGTCGACTGGCCCGCGCATTCAGCCATGAGCAGCCACGACGCGCTGATGGTCGCCAGCGGCATTACTACGGTGCTGGACGCGGTGGCGATCGGCGACGTGCGGGACGGCGGCGACCGTCTTGAGAACCTGGAGAAGATGATCAACGCCGTGGAGGAGACGCAAAAGCGCGGTCTCAACCGCGCCGAGCACCGTCTGCACCTGCGCTGCGAGCTGCCGCACCACACCACCCTGCCGCTGTTTGAAAAGCTGGTCGGCCGCGAGCCGGTCTCGCTGGTCTCCCTGATGGACCACTCGCCGGGGCAGCGCCAGTTCGCCAACATTGAAAAGTATCGTGAATACTATCAGGGCAAATACGCGCTCAACGATGCCGAGATGGCGCGCTACGAGGAAGAACAGCTTCAGCTTGCGGCGCGGTGGTCGCAGCCGAATCGCCTCTCCATTGCCGCGATGTGCCGTGACCGCAACATTGCCCTGGCCAGCCATGATGACGCCACGCACGACCATGTTCGTGAATCCCACCAGCTTGGCAGCGTGATCGCCGAATTTCCCACCACGTTCGAGGCGGCAGAGGCATCCCGCCAGCATGGCATGAACGTGCTGATGGGGGCGCCGAACATCGTGCGCGGCGGGTCGCACTCCGGCAACGTGGCGGCAAGCAAGCTCGCCTCCCTCGGCCTGCTGGATATCCTTTCGTCCGACTACTACCCTGCCAGCCTTCTGGATGCGGCGTTCCGGGTGGCGGACGACGAAGGCAACCGCTTCACGCTGCCGCAGGCGATCCGTCTGGTGACGAAAAACCCGGCCTCCGCGCTTAATCTTCACGATCGCGGTGAAATTGCCGAGGGGAAACGGGCCGATCTGGTGCTGGCGCACCGTAAGGGCGAGCACGTGCATATCGACCACGTCTGGCGTCAGGGAAAAAGGGTGTTCTGA
- the phnN gene encoding ribose 1,5-bisphosphokinase, giving the protein MMGRLIWLMGPSGSGKDSLLSALRQREHSQLLVAHRYITRDANAGSENHIALSEQEFFTRAGQNLLALSWHANGYYYGVGIEIDLWLHAGFDVLVNGSRAHLPQARARYEAALLPVCLQVSPDVLRSRLQTRGRENAREIDQRLERAARYTPSGCHVLNNDGSLLQSVETFLSLIRQKEKQHA; this is encoded by the coding sequence CTGATGGGAAGACTCATCTGGTTAATGGGCCCGTCCGGCTCCGGGAAGGACAGCCTGCTGTCGGCGTTACGGCAGCGGGAACATTCACAGCTGCTGGTGGCGCACCGCTATATCACGCGCGATGCCAACGCCGGGAGTGAGAACCATATCGCCCTGAGCGAGCAGGAGTTTTTTACCCGCGCCGGACAAAACCTGCTGGCGCTAAGCTGGCATGCCAACGGCTACTACTATGGCGTCGGCATTGAGATCGACCTCTGGCTGCACGCGGGGTTCGACGTGCTGGTTAACGGCTCGCGGGCGCATCTCCCCCAGGCTCGCGCCCGGTACGAAGCGGCGCTGCTCCCGGTCTGTTTGCAGGTTTCTCCGGACGTTCTGCGTAGCAGGCTGCAAACGCGGGGGCGCGAAAACGCGCGCGAGATCGACCAGCGCCTGGAACGCGCGGCGCGCTACACCCCGTCGGGTTGTCACGTCCTCAATAACGACGGAAGTTTGCTACAGTCAGTCGAGACCTTTTTATCGCTTATTCGCCAGAAGGAGAAACAGCATGCCTGA
- the phnO gene encoding aminoalkylphosphonate N-acetyltransferase — protein MPDCQLRPATADDAPIVYALICELKQAEFDHQAFHAGYLANLQDHNMRYQLAELDGQIIGMIGLHMQFHLHHARWIGEIQELVVMPQARGLKVGSQLLAWAEEIARQAGAELTELSTSVKRVDAHRFYVREGYTQSHFRFTKPL, from the coding sequence ATGCCTGACTGCCAGCTTCGCCCCGCCACCGCCGACGATGCGCCGATCGTTTACGCTCTGATCTGCGAACTTAAGCAGGCAGAGTTCGATCATCAGGCGTTTCACGCCGGATATCTGGCCAACTTGCAGGATCACAATATGCGCTACCAGCTGGCCGAGCTGGACGGGCAGATCATCGGTATGATCGGCCTGCATATGCAGTTTCACCTGCACCACGCCCGCTGGATCGGCGAGATCCAGGAGCTGGTGGTGATGCCGCAGGCGCGCGGATTGAAAGTGGGTAGCCAGCTGCTGGCCTGGGCAGAGGAGATCGCGCGTCAGGCAGGCGCTGAGCTGACCGAACTGTCCACCAGCGTGAAGCGCGTGGACGCACACCGTTTTTATGTCCGTGAAGGGTATACGCAGAGCCATTTTCGCTTCACCAAACCGCTGTAG
- the phnP gene encoding phosphonate metabolism protein PhnP, whose protein sequence is MSLTITLTGTGGAQLVPVFGCDCAACRRARLQENYRRRPCSAAVKFNDAVTLLDAGIPHLMDDWPAGSFRQFLLTHYHMDHVQGLFPLRWGVGATIPVYGPPDDAGCDDLFKHPGLLDFSHTVEPFVMFELQGLRVTPLPLNHSKLTFGYLLESAHSRVAWLSDTAGLPDKTVTFLLNNQPQAMIIDCSHEPRPETPRNHCDLNTVIALNKVIGCPQVILTHISHQFDAWMMDNPLPSGIEAGYDGMVLVLD, encoded by the coding sequence ATGAGTCTGACGATCACGCTGACGGGAACCGGAGGGGCGCAACTGGTGCCGGTGTTTGGCTGCGACTGCGCGGCGTGCCGACGGGCACGTTTGCAGGAAAATTATCGCCGTCGCCCCTGTAGCGCGGCGGTCAAATTCAACGATGCGGTCACCTTGCTGGACGCGGGTATTCCCCACCTGATGGACGACTGGCCCGCGGGGAGTTTCAGGCAGTTTTTGCTCACCCATTATCATATGGATCACGTTCAGGGGCTGTTCCCCCTGCGCTGGGGCGTGGGGGCGACCATTCCGGTTTACGGTCCGCCGGACGACGCAGGCTGTGACGACCTGTTCAAACATCCGGGTCTTCTGGATTTCAGCCACACGGTCGAGCCGTTCGTGATGTTTGAACTTCAGGGCTTGCGGGTTACGCCGCTGCCGCTCAACCATTCAAAACTGACCTTCGGCTATCTGCTGGAGTCCGCCCACAGCCGCGTCGCGTGGCTTTCTGATACCGCCGGGCTACCGGATAAAACGGTGACGTTTCTGCTTAACAACCAGCCGCAGGCGATGATTATCGACTGTAGCCATGAACCACGCCCGGAGACCCCGCGCAACCATTGTGATTTGAATACGGTGATTGCGCTGAATAAGGTGATTGGCTGTCCGCAGGTGATCCTGACGCACATCAGCCATCAGTTTGACGCGTGGATGATGGATAACCCGCTGCCGTCCGGCATTGAAGCGGGCTATGACGGGATGGTACTGGTGCTGGATTAG
- the yjdP gene encoding DDRRRQL repeat protein YjdP: MKRYSTALLLGLLTLTSQLAHADVIDDAIGNIQQAINDAYNPGSSRNDDDDDRYDRSRQTDSRQYDDRRRQLEDRRQRLDERQRQLDDDRRRLEEDERRLEDDYDR, translated from the coding sequence ATGAAACGTTACTCTACCGCTCTGTTATTGGGTCTGCTGACTTTAACCAGCCAACTGGCGCATGCCGATGTGATTGATGATGCCATTGGCAATATTCAGCAGGCGATCAACGACGCCTATAACCCCGGCAGCAGCCGTAATGACGATGACGACGATCGTTACGATCGCAGCCGTCAAACCGACAGTCGACAGTACGACGATCGTCGTCGGCAGTTAGAAGATCGACGCCAGCGTTTAGACGAGCGTCAGCGCCAGCTGGATGACGATCGTCGTCGCTTAGAAGAGGATGAGCGCCGGTTAGAGGACGATTACGATCGGTAG
- a CDS encoding ATP-binding protein, with product MSSRPPFFTSARGRLLIFNLLVVAVTLMVSGVAVLGFRHASQIQEQVQRQTLDDMTGSMNLARDTANVATAAVRLSQVVGALEYKGEAERLKQTQMALRHSLEQLADAPLAQLEPALVARIIRRSNELQQSVTGMLERGQKRHLERNALLSALYQSQSYLRHLQDINRRYASNVPDARQLAEMDRLIVAAIDTPSPRATVQQLDAVTAGLPASALQPVVNQVLPDFNDELRKLAPLSKQLEESDLSISWYMFHIKALVAILNRDINQYVEQVAQASRLRTGQSHQELRSISVFISVFAVLALIITGCACWYIYRNLGSNLTAISRAMSRLAHGEQDVSVPALQRRDELGELARAFNVFARNTASLEHTTRLLKQKTTQMEIDRIERQGLEEALLHSQKMKAVGQLTGGLAHDFNNLLAVIIGSLELTDSSSPDAPRITRALKAAERGAMLTQRLLAFSRKQALHPHAVEMKPLLENLSELMRHSLPATLTLDIEAQTPAWPAWIDVSQLENAIINLVMNARDAMEGQNGVIKIRTWNQRVTRSDGRRQDMVALEVIDHGCGMSQEVKSQVFEPFFTTKQTGSGSGLGLSMVYGFVRQSGGRVEIESAPGQGTTVRLQLPRSTLPAFSDDAVLATTAPAESELLVLVLEDEAGVRQTLCEQLHQLGYLTLEAENGEQALNMLDASPDIGMFISDLMLPGGLSGAEVIDHVRSHYPQLPVLLISGQDLRPAHNPQLPEVQLLRKPFTRAQLAQALRKVMVI from the coding sequence ATGTCTTCACGCCCCCCGTTCTTCACCAGCGCCCGCGGTCGCCTGCTGATATTTAACCTGCTGGTGGTGGCGGTAACGCTGATGGTCAGCGGCGTGGCGGTGCTCGGCTTTCGTCACGCCAGCCAGATCCAGGAGCAGGTGCAGCGGCAAACGCTGGATGACATGACCGGCAGCATGAACCTCGCCCGTGATACCGCGAATGTGGCAACGGCGGCGGTGCGGCTGTCGCAGGTGGTCGGTGCACTGGAGTACAAAGGCGAAGCCGAACGGCTAAAACAGACGCAGATGGCGCTGCGCCACTCGCTGGAGCAGCTTGCCGATGCGCCGCTGGCACAGCTGGAGCCAGCGCTGGTGGCGCGTATTATTCGCAGGAGCAATGAGTTACAGCAGAGCGTGACGGGCATGCTGGAACGCGGGCAAAAGCGGCATCTGGAGCGTAACGCGCTACTCAGCGCGCTGTATCAAAGCCAAAGCTATCTGCGTCATTTGCAGGATATCAACCGCCGTTACGCGAGCAATGTGCCAGATGCCAGGCAGCTTGCAGAGATGGACAGGCTAATCGTTGCCGCTATCGATACCCCTTCACCGCGCGCCACGGTGCAGCAGCTGGATGCAGTAACCGCGGGGTTACCCGCGAGCGCCCTGCAACCGGTGGTCAACCAGGTGCTTCCGGATTTTAATGATGAGCTGCGCAAGCTCGCGCCACTGTCGAAGCAGCTGGAGGAGAGCGATCTGTCCATCAGCTGGTATATGTTCCACATCAAGGCGCTGGTGGCGATATTAAACCGCGACATTAATCAGTATGTCGAACAGGTGGCACAGGCCTCCCGGCTGCGTACCGGCCAAAGCCACCAGGAGCTGCGGTCCATCAGCGTGTTTATCAGCGTTTTCGCGGTGCTGGCGCTGATCATCACCGGCTGTGCCTGCTGGTATATTTACCGTAATCTTGGCTCCAACCTGACGGCTATCTCAAGGGCAATGTCGCGTCTCGCTCACGGCGAGCAGGATGTGTCGGTGCCCGCGCTACAGCGGCGTGATGAGCTGGGGGAACTGGCGCGCGCGTTTAACGTTTTTGCCCGCAACACCGCCTCGCTTGAACACACCACGCGCCTGCTGAAACAGAAAACCACACAGATGGAGATCGACCGCATCGAACGTCAGGGGCTGGAGGAGGCGCTACTGCACAGCCAGAAAATGAAGGCGGTAGGGCAACTGACGGGCGGGCTGGCGCATGATTTTAATAACCTGCTGGCGGTGATTATCGGCAGTCTGGAGCTGACCGATTCATCATCACCGGACGCGCCGCGCATCACCCGTGCGTTAAAAGCCGCGGAACGCGGCGCCATGCTCACCCAGCGCCTGCTGGCTTTCTCGCGCAAGCAGGCCCTGCATCCACATGCGGTAGAGATGAAGCCGCTGCTGGAGAACCTGAGCGAGCTGATGCGGCACTCGCTTCCCGCCACGCTGACGCTGGATATTGAAGCGCAAACCCCGGCATGGCCCGCATGGATCGACGTCAGCCAGCTGGAAAACGCCATTATCAACCTGGTAATGAACGCGCGCGATGCAATGGAGGGGCAGAACGGTGTGATTAAAATCCGCACCTGGAACCAGCGCGTGACCCGCAGCGACGGGCGAAGACAGGATATGGTCGCGCTGGAGGTGATTGACCACGGCTGCGGGATGTCGCAGGAGGTGAAATCGCAGGTCTTTGAACCGTTCTTCACCACCAAACAGACCGGCAGCGGCAGCGGGTTAGGGCTGTCGATGGTGTACGGCTTTGTGCGCCAGTCGGGTGGTCGCGTTGAGATCGAAAGCGCGCCAGGGCAGGGAACCACCGTGCGGCTCCAGCTGCCGCGCTCGACGCTGCCCGCGTTCTCCGATGATGCTGTGCTGGCGACCACGGCCCCGGCAGAAAGTGAGCTGCTTGTGCTGGTTCTGGAAGATGAGGCGGGTGTGCGTCAGACCCTGTGCGAGCAACTGCACCAGCTTGGCTACCTGACGCTTGAAGCCGAAAACGGCGAGCAGGCGCTAAACATGCTGGACGCATCGCCGGATATCGGCATGTTTATCAGCGACCTGATGTTGCCGGGCGGCCTGAGCGGTGCGGAGGTCATCGACCATGTGCGCAGCCACTATCCGCAGTTGCCGGTTCTGCTGATCAGCGGGCAGGATTTACGTCCGGCGCATAACCCGCAGCTGCCGGAGGTTCAGTTACTGCGAAAGCCGTTCACCCGCGCACAGCTGGCGCAGGCGCTGCGTAAGGTGATGGTAATTTGA
- a CDS encoding sugar ABC transporter ATP-binding protein, whose amino-acid sequence MSRTPVLEMRHIAKTFGNFHALKGVDLTVFPGEIHALMGENGAGKSTLMKILAGAYTASSGEILIDGQPFHIKGPKDALAAGITLIYQEMQLAPNLTVAENIFLGSELSRGGLVQRKEMAAQAQAVIDRLGAQFSATDLVMKLTIAEQQQVEIARALHRNSRILVMDEPTAALSSRETHRLFELILRLRDEGMAIIYISHRMAEVYELSDRVSVLRDGQYVGSLTRDKLNASELVRMMVGRPLSDLFNKERDIPLGSPRLNVHHLTDGKKVQPCSLQVRSGEIVGLAGLVGAGRSELAQLIFGVRKATGGMIEVDGEPVVIHSPRAAIENGIGFLTENRKEQGLFLELAAQENITMATLERDATFGWLNRKKAQSISDDAIALLNIRVPHSQVRAGGLSGGNQQKLLISRWVAIGPRILILDEPTRGVDVGAKSEIYRIMNQMARKGVAILMISSELPEVVGMSDRVYVMREGSIAGELHGRDISQENIMTLATGVNDTHHQAVQS is encoded by the coding sequence ATGAGCAGAACCCCGGTTTTAGAGATGCGCCACATTGCCAAAACCTTTGGCAATTTCCACGCGCTCAAGGGTGTGGATTTGACGGTTTTCCCCGGTGAGATCCACGCGCTGATGGGAGAAAACGGCGCCGGGAAAAGCACGCTGATGAAGATCCTCGCAGGCGCGTATACCGCCAGCAGCGGCGAGATCCTCATCGACGGTCAGCCGTTTCACATCAAAGGCCCGAAAGATGCGCTGGCCGCAGGTATTACCCTGATTTACCAGGAGATGCAGCTTGCTCCGAACCTGACCGTGGCGGAAAACATTTTTCTTGGCAGCGAGCTGTCGCGCGGCGGGCTGGTGCAGCGCAAAGAGATGGCCGCCCAGGCGCAGGCGGTGATTGATCGTCTCGGCGCGCAGTTCAGCGCCACCGACCTGGTCATGAAGCTGACCATCGCCGAACAGCAGCAGGTGGAAATCGCCCGCGCGTTGCACCGCAACAGCCGCATTCTGGTGATGGACGAACCCACCGCCGCCCTCTCCTCCCGCGAAACCCACCGCCTGTTCGAACTGATTTTGCGCCTGCGCGATGAAGGGATGGCGATTATCTACATCAGCCACCGCATGGCGGAAGTGTATGAACTCTCTGACCGCGTCAGCGTGCTGCGCGACGGGCAATACGTCGGCAGCCTGACGCGCGATAAGCTCAATGCGTCAGAACTGGTGCGCATGATGGTGGGCCGTCCGTTAAGCGATCTGTTTAACAAAGAGCGCGATATTCCGCTCGGCAGCCCGCGTCTTAACGTGCACCACCTCACGGATGGCAAAAAAGTACAGCCGTGCAGTTTGCAGGTGCGCTCCGGCGAAATCGTCGGGCTGGCAGGGCTGGTCGGGGCCGGGCGTTCCGAGCTGGCGCAGCTGATTTTCGGCGTGCGCAAAGCCACCGGCGGCATGATTGAGGTGGACGGCGAACCGGTGGTGATCCACTCCCCGCGCGCGGCCATTGAAAACGGCATTGGTTTTCTTACCGAGAACCGCAAGGAGCAGGGGCTGTTTCTGGAGCTGGCGGCGCAGGAGAACATCACCATGGCGACGCTGGAGCGCGACGCCACCTTCGGCTGGCTGAACCGCAAAAAAGCGCAGTCCATTTCCGATGACGCCATCGCCCTGCTCAACATCCGCGTGCCCCATTCTCAGGTACGGGCGGGCGGACTTTCGGGCGGCAACCAGCAAAAGCTGCTGATCTCCCGCTGGGTGGCGATTGGCCCGCGCATTCTGATTCTGGACGAGCCGACGCGCGGCGTGGACGTCGGCGCGAAAAGCGAGATCTACCGCATCATGAACCAGATGGCGCGCAAGGGCGTGGCGATTCTGATGATCTCCAGCGAGCTGCCGGAAGTGGTGGGGATGAGCGACCGGGTGTACGTGATGCGGGAAGGCAGTATTGCGGGCGAGCTTCACGGGCGCGACATCTCTCAGGAAAACATTATGACGCTGGCAACCGGCGTGAACGACACACATCATCAGGCGGTGCAATCATGA
- a CDS encoding ABC transporter permease subunit, with protein sequence MTTPTHPQQVAKSASAKKMLMSDLMQTIGILPILILIVAVFGFIAPNFFTESNLLNITRQASINIVLAAGMTFIILTGGIDLSVGSILGTTAVAAMVVSLIPEFAMLSIPAALMLGMVLGLFNGALVAFAGLPPFIVTLGTYTALRGAAYLLADGTTVINSNISFEWIGNNYLGPVPWLVVIALAVIVVCWFILRRTTLGVHIYAVGGNMQAARLTGIKVWLVLLFVYGMSGLLSGLGGVMSASRLYSANGNLGTGYELDAIAAVILGGTSFVGGIGTITGTLVGALIIATLNNGMTLMGVSYFWQLVIKGAVIIIAVLIDKYRTRHHQSA encoded by the coding sequence ATGACAACTCCAACCCATCCGCAGCAGGTGGCGAAATCCGCCTCCGCCAAAAAAATGCTGATGAGCGATCTGATGCAAACGATCGGCATTTTGCCGATTTTAATCCTGATTGTGGCGGTATTTGGCTTTATCGCCCCCAACTTCTTCACCGAAAGCAACCTGCTCAACATTACCCGACAGGCGTCAATCAACATCGTACTGGCGGCCGGGATGACCTTCATCATCTTAACCGGCGGGATTGACCTCTCCGTTGGCTCGATTCTGGGCACCACGGCGGTGGCGGCGATGGTGGTGTCGCTCATTCCTGAATTTGCCATGCTCTCCATTCCGGCGGCGCTGATGCTCGGCATGGTGCTGGGCCTGTTCAACGGCGCGCTGGTGGCCTTCGCCGGGCTGCCGCCGTTTATCGTCACGCTCGGCACCTATACGGCGCTGCGCGGCGCGGCCTACCTGCTGGCGGACGGCACCACGGTGATTAACTCCAACATCAGCTTCGAGTGGATCGGCAATAACTATCTTGGCCCCGTACCGTGGCTGGTGGTGATCGCTCTGGCGGTGATTGTGGTGTGCTGGTTTATTCTGCGTCGCACCACCCTCGGCGTTCATATCTACGCGGTCGGCGGCAATATGCAGGCGGCACGCTTAACCGGCATCAAGGTCTGGCTGGTGCTGCTGTTTGTCTACGGCATGAGCGGCCTGCTCTCCGGCTTAGGTGGGGTGATGAGCGCCTCGCGCCTCTACAGCGCCAACGGCAACCTCGGCACGGGTTACGAGCTGGATGCGATTGCGGCGGTGATCCTCGGCGGCACCAGCTTCGTCGGCGGGATCGGCACGATCACCGGCACGCTGGTCGGGGCATTGATCATCGCCACCCTCAACAACGGCATGACGCTGATGGGCGTCTCCTACTTCTGGCAACTGGTGATCAAAGGGGCGGTGATCATCATTGCGGTGCTGATCGACAAATACCGTACCCGACACCATCAAAGTGCATAA
- a CDS encoding ABC transporter substrate-binding protein, protein MRLKLLVTALCAGALLAATPFAQAKDLKSIGVTVGDLANPFFVQITKGAELEARKLAGDNVKVTLVSSGYDLGQQVSQIDNFIAAKVDMIILNAADSKGIGPAVKRAKEAGIVVVAVDVAAEGADATITSDNTQAGEMACKYITDRLKGKGNVVIINGPPVSAVQNRVEGCQTEFKRHPDIKVLSDNQNAKGSREGGLEVMTSLLAANPKIDGVFAINDPTAIGADLAAKQAQRNEFFIVGVDGSPDGEEALKRENSLFVATPAQDPQVMAAKAVEIGYDILQGKPAPKEPVLIPVTMIDKKNVGTYKGWTVK, encoded by the coding sequence ATGAGATTGAAGCTCTTAGTGACCGCGCTCTGTGCTGGCGCGCTGCTGGCCGCAACCCCGTTTGCGCAGGCAAAAGATCTGAAGTCCATCGGCGTGACGGTGGGCGACCTGGCTAACCCGTTCTTCGTGCAGATCACCAAAGGTGCCGAGCTGGAAGCGCGCAAGCTGGCGGGCGATAACGTCAAGGTGACGCTGGTCTCCAGCGGGTACGATCTGGGCCAGCAGGTGTCGCAGATTGATAACTTCATTGCCGCGAAAGTGGACATGATCATCCTCAACGCCGCGGATTCCAAAGGGATCGGCCCGGCGGTGAAGCGCGCTAAAGAGGCGGGGATCGTGGTCGTCGCGGTGGATGTAGCGGCGGAAGGGGCCGATGCGACCATCACCTCCGATAACACCCAGGCGGGGGAAATGGCCTGTAAGTACATTACCGACCGCCTGAAAGGTAAAGGCAACGTGGTGATCATCAACGGACCGCCGGTCTCTGCGGTGCAAAACCGTGTCGAAGGCTGTCAGACCGAGTTTAAACGCCATCCGGACATCAAGGTGCTCTCGGATAACCAGAACGCCAAAGGCAGCCGTGAAGGCGGGCTGGAAGTGATGACCTCCCTGCTGGCGGCCAATCCGAAGATCGACGGCGTATTCGCGATTAACGATCCGACGGCGATCGGCGCCGATCTGGCGGCGAAACAGGCCCAGCGCAACGAGTTCTTTATTGTCGGCGTGGACGGTTCCCCGGACGGTGAAGAGGCGCTGAAGCGCGAAAACTCCCTGTTTGTGGCGACCCCGGCGCAGGATCCGCAGGTGATGGCGGCGAAGGCGGTGGAGATCGGCTATGACATTCTTCAAGGCAAACCCGCGCCGAAAGAGCCTGTGCTGATCCCGGTGACGATGATCGATAAAAAGAACGTCGGCACGTATAAGGGGTGGACGGTTAAATAA
- a CDS encoding D-lyxose/D-mannose family sugar isomerase — protein sequence MKRSDINEILGHTRQFFSMHDVHLPPFASFPPTKWQQLDQAAWQEVFDLRLGWDVTAFSGNNFAAQGLTLFTLRNGSPNGVPYEKCYAEKIMHVRDGQVTPMHFHWRKREDIINRGGGNLIIELWNAGAHEETENTDVTVTVDGCRQTHAPGSQLRLTPGESICLTPGLYHSFWGERGFGDVLVGEVSSVNDDEHDNHFLQPIARYNDIEEDEPAVLVLCNEYTLFRI from the coding sequence ATGAAACGCTCCGACATCAATGAAATCCTCGGCCACACGCGGCAATTTTTTTCGATGCACGACGTGCATCTCCCTCCGTTTGCCAGCTTTCCGCCCACAAAATGGCAGCAGCTTGACCAGGCCGCATGGCAGGAGGTGTTTGACCTCAGGCTTGGCTGGGACGTGACGGCGTTTAGCGGTAACAATTTTGCCGCACAGGGGCTAACGCTGTTCACCCTGCGCAACGGCTCCCCCAATGGCGTGCCTTATGAAAAGTGCTATGCCGAAAAAATCATGCACGTTCGCGACGGCCAGGTGACGCCGATGCATTTCCACTGGCGCAAGCGGGAAGACATCATTAACCGGGGCGGCGGGAATCTGATTATTGAGTTATGGAATGCGGGCGCGCATGAAGAGACCGAAAACACCGACGTGACCGTTACCGTTGACGGCTGTCGGCAAACCCACGCACCCGGCAGCCAGCTGCGCCTCACGCCAGGGGAAAGTATCTGCCTGACGCCCGGCCTGTACCACAGCTTCTGGGGCGAACGCGGCTTTGGCGACGTGCTGGTGGGCGAAGTGTCGTCGGTGAATGACGATGAGCACGACAACCACTTTTTACAGCCCATTGCCCGCTATAACGACATCGAAGAAGACGAACCGGCGGTGCTGGTGCTGTGCAACGAGTACACCCTCTTTCGAATATAA
- a CDS encoding ketose 1,6-bisphosphate aldolase, with protein sequence MPLISLADGLAHAREHRYALGAFNVLDSHFLRALFAAAKQERSPFIINIAEVHFKYVSLESLVEAVKFEAARHDIPVVLNLDHGLHFEAVVRALRLGFSSVMFDGSTLSYEENIRQTREVVKMCHAVGVSVEAELGAVGGDEGGALYGHADEAFFTDPQLAREFVDSTGIDALAVAIGNAHGKYKGEPKLDFPRLDAIRQQTGLPLVLHGGSGISDADFRRAIELGIHKINFYTGMSQAALAAVEQRMANRQPLYDEFAELLLGIEEAITDTVAEQMRIFGSAGQA encoded by the coding sequence ATGCCACTGATTTCTCTTGCCGACGGTCTGGCACACGCCAGGGAACACCGCTACGCCCTGGGCGCGTTCAACGTGCTCGACTCCCATTTTCTCCGCGCGCTGTTTGCCGCCGCAAAGCAGGAACGCTCGCCGTTTATCATCAACATCGCGGAAGTGCATTTTAAGTACGTGTCTCTGGAGTCGCTGGTAGAAGCGGTGAAATTCGAAGCCGCCCGGCACGATATTCCCGTGGTGCTGAACCTCGACCACGGCCTGCATTTTGAAGCCGTGGTGCGCGCCCTGCGCTTAGGATTTAGCTCGGTGATGTTCGACGGCTCGACGCTGAGCTATGAGGAAAACATCCGCCAAACCCGGGAAGTGGTGAAGATGTGCCACGCGGTGGGCGTGTCGGTGGAGGCGGAGCTGGGTGCGGTCGGCGGGGATGAGGGCGGCGCGCTGTACGGGCATGCGGACGAAGCGTTCTTTACCGACCCACAGCTGGCGCGCGAGTTTGTCGACTCAACCGGTATCGACGCGCTGGCGGTCGCCATTGGCAACGCGCACGGCAAATACAAGGGCGAGCCGAAGCTTGATTTCCCGCGGCTGGACGCCATTCGTCAGCAGACGGGCCTGCCGCTGGTTTTACACGGCGGCTCTGGCATCAGCGATGCTGATTTCCGCCGCGCCATCGAGCTGGGTATTCACAAAATCAATTTTTACACCGGCATGTCGCAGGCCGCACTCGCCGCCGTCGAGCAGCGCATGGCGAACCGCCAGCCGCTGTACGATGAGTTTGCCGAACTGCTGCTGGGCATTGAAGAGGCTATTACCGATACGGTCGCGGAGCAGATGCGCATCTTCGGCAGCGCGGGGCAGGCATAA